Proteins from one Desulfocurvus vexinensis DSM 17965 genomic window:
- a CDS encoding phage baseplate assembly protein V, whose protein sequence is MRNLDLEYRVTELERLLHNLIRIGTVAEADYTAALVRVRSGDLLTGWRPWLTQRAMSDRSWWAPRVGEQVVLLSPSGDPAQGVVLPALGQSAAAAPADNPNIRRDVYPDGAVIEYDCEAHRLHALVPGDAALEVSRDATVQAGRKVSADAGERVDITAPQILLSGSIILDGPVIQGGGANGGNAVLNGALHVVRDVTSDADVVGSGISLVSHVHPETGHTTQQPE, encoded by the coding sequence ATGCGTAACCTCGACCTTGAGTACAGGGTCACGGAGTTGGAGCGGCTGCTGCACAACCTCATTCGCATCGGCACCGTGGCCGAGGCCGACTACACGGCGGCCCTGGTGCGCGTGCGCAGCGGCGATCTGCTCACCGGCTGGAGGCCGTGGCTGACGCAGCGGGCCATGTCCGACCGCAGTTGGTGGGCGCCGCGCGTCGGGGAACAGGTCGTGCTCCTGTCCCCTTCGGGAGATCCGGCCCAGGGCGTGGTGCTGCCCGCCCTGGGCCAGTCAGCAGCGGCGGCTCCGGCGGACAATCCCAACATCCGACGCGACGTCTACCCCGACGGCGCAGTCATCGAATACGACTGTGAGGCGCACCGGCTGCACGCTCTGGTCCCCGGCGATGCGGCGCTGGAGGTTTCGCGCGATGCCACCGTGCAGGCAGGGCGGAAAGTTTCTGCCGACGCGGGGGAGCGAGTGGACATCACCGCACCGCAGATCCTGCTGTCGGGCAGTATCATCTTGGACGGTCCGGTGATCCAGGGCGGCGGAGCCAATGGCGGCAACGCCGTGCTCAATGGCGCGCTGCATGTGGTACGCGACGTGACCTCCGATGCCGATGTGGTGGGCAGCGGCATTTCACTCGTCTCCCACGTGCATCCCGAGACGGGACATACGACGCAACAACCGGAATAA
- a CDS encoding phage virion morphogenesis protein, with translation MSGASFELALEDMLPKRSLARLLDVVQDLTPLMDEVGMSLVTSTSRRFELGVDPDGNRWIPSRRARETGGQTLVRDRHLSDSITHDPGRAGVEWGSNLPYALIHQEGGEIVPKTSRFLVFQAGGGMVFARRVEIPARPYLGFDDDDEAATLAIVQDFMTAALEAR, from the coding sequence ATGAGCGGCGCGAGCTTCGAGCTGGCCCTGGAGGACATGCTGCCCAAGCGGAGCCTGGCGCGGCTGCTGGACGTGGTCCAGGATCTCACGCCCTTGATGGACGAGGTGGGCATGAGCCTGGTGACCTCCACGTCGCGGCGCTTCGAGCTGGGCGTGGACCCGGACGGCAACCGCTGGATCCCGTCGCGGCGCGCGCGGGAGACCGGCGGGCAGACGCTCGTCCGCGACCGGCACCTGAGCGACTCCATCACCCACGATCCCGGCAGGGCCGGGGTCGAGTGGGGATCGAACCTCCCCTACGCCCTGATCCACCAGGAGGGCGGGGAGATCGTCCCCAAGACCAGTCGCTTCCTCGTCTTCCAGGCAGGCGGCGGCATGGTGTTCGCCCGGCGGGTGGAGATCCCGGCCAGGCCCTATCTCGGCTTCGACGACGACGACGAGGCGGCGACCCTGGCCATCGTCCAGGACTTCATGACCGCCGCCCTGGAGGCGCGATGA
- a CDS encoding gp436 family protein, with protein sequence MPYAAAQDIIDRYGDDLLYSLAPDQDGETYDAEIVAQALADASEEMDLSLRGRYRLPLATVPGVLVRACVDLALGLIPRNAAEDGDLIQKRAKQARELLRGLARGDQKLDLEAAPSQGGGDILYDNPPSPWPGGLEGF encoded by the coding sequence ATGCCTTACGCCGCCGCCCAGGACATCATAGACCGCTACGGCGACGATCTCCTGTACAGCCTCGCTCCCGACCAGGACGGCGAGACGTACGACGCCGAGATCGTGGCCCAGGCGCTGGCCGACGCCAGCGAGGAGATGGACCTCTCCCTGCGCGGGCGCTACCGGCTGCCCCTGGCCACCGTGCCGGGGGTGCTGGTCCGAGCCTGCGTCGACCTGGCCCTGGGCCTGATCCCCAGGAACGCGGCGGAGGACGGCGACCTCATCCAGAAGCGGGCCAAGCAGGCCCGCGAGCTGCTGCGCGGCCTGGCGCGCGGCGATCAGAAGCTCGACCTCGAAGCGGCTCCCAGTCAGGGGGGCGGGGACATCCTGTACGACAATCCCCCGTCTCCCTGGCCCGGGGGGCTGGAGGGCTTCTGA